The following coding sequences are from one Nicotiana tomentosiformis chromosome 3, ASM39032v3, whole genome shotgun sequence window:
- the LOC138908098 gene encoding uncharacterized protein, which produces MEVEITDKEGWTTVGKNTGRKKGRNSNNYLLPSKQIRVEEQYKFDDVNMENVPIKSGSQLDDNEVDEYSHFESESKEDVEETQFQKVQASLSENDVDVIVKIFMEVDPGTDLNLTQEHNRIVEVNNLSPGGLERGKTGWTNLRKDLWTDLLNPSNTLTCLWAMMGDFNVITTPGGKIAGNSYRIDKSFDFLETIVTHLANVCSDHVPLLIQFSSIEEVNVRYFKLLNFWTDHEDFSYVVKSIWEEDIQGNPPWSLHQKLKKAASKLSSWSREVYGDIHEEPIRLEREISNLEIVLMNDSSKSNRTKLYKSKAEYIRYLKIQDSKLRQKARVKWLSEGDSNTSYCHSVIKDKRRELGIKKIQNEHFQWVEGTKEVYEAALRYFQGNFSQKPEYNDYSELNIIDPVISEDINKKLIAFPIEEELKICVFSMDSDSSPGPNGFTAKFFQSCWSIVAPDIIQSFKSIFCGHNIPNQSGFVKVKSISENILLAQEIIQDIRKPNEEENIALKLDMAKAYDRMA; this is translated from the exons ATGGAGGTGGAGATCACAGATAAAGAAGGATGGACCACTGTAGGCAAAAACACTGGGAGGAAGAAGGGAAGAAATAGCAACAACTATCTTCTTCCTTCAAAACA AATTAGAGTTGAGGAGCAATATAAGTTTGATGATGTAAATATGGAGAATGTCCCTATTAAGTCTGGATCACAGCTTGATGACAATGAAGTGGATGAATACTCCCACTTTGAATCTGAATCGAAAGAAGATGTGGAAGAGACTCAGTTCCAAAAGGTGCAAGCTTCCTTATCTGAAAATGATGTCGATGTCATAGTCAAAATTTTCATGGAAGTAGATCCTGGAACTGACTTGAATTTAACTCAAGAGCATAACAGAATTGTTGAGGTCAACAATCTATCCCCTGGGGGTCTAGAAAGAGGGAAGACCGGTTG GACAAATTTGAGGAAGGATCTTTGGACTGACCTTCTCAATCCATCGAACACTCTTACATGTCTTTGGGCTATGATGGGTGATTTTAATGTTATCACAACTCCTGGGGGAAAAATAGCAGGCAATTCTTATAGGATCGACAAGAGTTTTGACTTCCTAGA GACTATTGTTACCCACCTTGCTAATGTATGTTCTGATCATGTGCCACTTCTTATCCAATTCAGCTCTATTGAAGAGGTTAATGTAAGGTACTTTAAACTTCTTAATTTCTGGACGGATCATGAGGATTTCTCTTATGTCGTCAAAAGTATATGGGAAGAGGATATCCAAGGTAATCCTCCCTGGTCCTTACACCAGAAGCTTAAAAAGGCTGCCTCCAAACTCAGTTCCTGGTCAAGAGAAGTTTATGGAGACATTCATGAAGAACCTATAAGACTCGAGAGAGAAATTTCTAACCTTGAAATAGTTCTAATGAATGATAGCAGCAAGAGCAATAGAACCAAGCTGTACAAATCAAAGGCTGAATAtattagatatctcaaaattcagGATTCTAAGTTGAGACAGAAAGCTAGAGTTAAATGGCTCTCTGAAGGTGATTCTAATACTTCTTACTGTCACAGTGTGATCAAGGATAAAAGAAGGGAACTGGGCATCAAAAAGATTCAGAATGAACATTTCCAATGGGTGGAAGGAACTAAAGAAGTCTATGAAGCTGCATTGAGATATTTCCAGGGAAATTTTAGTCAGAAACCTGAGTATAATGACTACTCTGAATTGAATATTATTGACCCAGTTATTTCAGAGGATATTAATAAAAAATTGATTGCTTTTCCCATTGAGGAAGAGCTAAAAATATGTGTTTTCTCTATGGACTCCGATAGTTCTCCTGGCCCTAATGGATTCACGGCTAAATTCTTCCAATCTTGTTGGTCTATTGTTGCCCCTGATATTATCCAGTCTTTTAAATCTATTTTTTGTGGTCATAATATTCCTAATCAAAGTGGTTTTGTAAAGGTCAAATCTATCAGTGAAAATATCTTACTCGCCCAGGAAATCATTCAAGATATAAGGAAGCCAAATGAGGAAGAAAATATTGCTTTAAAATTAGATATGGCAAAGGCATATGATAGGATGGCATGA
- the LOC138908099 gene encoding uncharacterized protein: MFKLWYAGRVGGRNGVGILIDKDLRELVVKVRRVNDRLMTIKLVVGGFTLNIISVYAPQAGLDEQVKRPFWEDLDEMVRGIPHTEKLFIGGDFNGHIGATSGGMIIKLEFPEEEGALDYLLCRKSDRGLCMDRKVIPSENLLTLPRLLVMDLEITRKRRKRTMYNQHMIKWGALTEANAQELGVKLLTMGAWRSSGNARVMWITTTQCIREAARKVLASQRVTLVVPRETGGGMEMSKEK; encoded by the exons ATGTTCAAACTATGGTATGCTGGGAGGGTGGGGGGCAGGAACGGGGTAGGTATCTTGATTGATAAGGACCTTCGTGAACTAGTGGTGAAGGTTAGGAGGGTGAATGACAGGCTGATGACTATTAAGCTAGTTGTTGGAGGTTTTACTTTGAACATAATCAGTGTGTACGCACCCCAAGCAGGCTTGGATGAGCAAGTCAAGAGGCCTTTTTgggaggatttggatgagatggtgcGTGGTATCCCGCATACCGAGAAGCTTTTCATAGGAGGAGATTTCAACGGCCACATTGGAGCGACGTCTGGGGGTATGATAAT caaactcgagtttCCCGAAGAAGAGGGAGCACTTGATTATTTACTCTGCAGGAAGTCCGATAGAGGTCTTTGCATGGATCGCaaggtcatcccgagtgagaacctctTGACCCTTCCTAGGCTCCTGGTAATGGATCTTGAGATCACGAGGAAGAGGAGAAAGAGAACGATGTATAACCAACATATgatcaagtggggagccttgacggaAGCTAACGCGCAGGAGTTGGGGGTGAAGCTGTTGACTATgggggcttggaggagtagtgggaATGCAAGAGTTATGTGGATCACGACTACGCAGTGCATTAGGGAAGCCGCGAGAAAGGTATTGGCGTCTCAAAGGGTTACTTTGGTGGTCCcaagggagactggtggtggaatggagatGTCCAAGGAAAAGTGA